The following proteins are co-located in the Trichormus variabilis 0441 genome:
- a CDS encoding M23 family metallopeptidase — MINRQERLAFSGATLLALGLNIFSFIALFPKAEVVIARETRSNKTARSSGWLSASFPVENFQAYTSAFGYRRSATGGDSWEFHSGLDIAAPQGSYIRNWWAGTVIKVGDRTACGTHIVIKSGQWEHTYCHMEGYVDTANGRRFLIDRPGGIQIWEGQTIPTGARIGRVGMTGRTTGPHLHWGLKYANNYVDPAMVLREMFSQQQIARGRANVNTQQSQVIIQESNNTPNFGY; from the coding sequence ATGATTAATAGGCAAGAGAGATTAGCATTTTCTGGAGCCACACTATTAGCCTTAGGACTGAATATTTTTAGCTTTATAGCTTTATTCCCTAAGGCAGAAGTTGTTATAGCGAGAGAGACAAGATCAAACAAAACAGCCAGAAGCAGTGGTTGGTTATCCGCTTCCTTCCCAGTAGAAAACTTTCAAGCTTACACATCTGCTTTTGGCTATCGCCGTTCTGCGACTGGTGGAGATAGCTGGGAATTTCATAGTGGCTTAGATATTGCTGCGCCCCAAGGTAGTTATATTCGCAATTGGTGGGCTGGTACAGTGATTAAAGTAGGCGATCGCACAGCCTGTGGTACACATATAGTCATTAAGTCAGGCCAATGGGAACATACTTATTGCCACATGGAAGGTTATGTAGACACCGCAAACGGTCGCCGCTTCTTAATTGACCGCCCAGGTGGGATTCAAATTTGGGAAGGTCAAACCATACCCACCGGAGCAAGGATAGGTAGAGTCGGGATGACTGGACGCACCACAGGGCCGCACCTGCACTGGGGATTGAAATACGCTAACAATTATGTAGATCCAGCAATGGTTTTACGAGAAATGTTTTCCCAGCAACAAATTGCTAGAGGGCGTGCAAACGTCAATACTCAGCAATCACAAGTCATTATTCAAGAGTCAAACAACACTCCTAATTTTGGCTATTAG
- a CDS encoding protein kinase domain-containing protein, with protein sequence MTIQLLNDRYQVIRTLGAGGFGETYLAEDTYMPSKRRCVVKQLRPIQNNPQIYQLVQERFQREAAILEELGGATEQIPALYAYFSADGQFYLVQEWVEGDTLTARLQQQGLFTESAIQELLVNLLPVLEYVHSKHIVHRDIKPDNIILRHRDGKPVLIDFGAVRESMGTVVNSQGNPTSSIVIGTPGYMPSEQAAGRPVYSSDLYSLGLTAIYLLTGRQPQTLDIDSQTGEIMWRQYASQINPVLASVLDKAIAYHPRDRYATARAMLDNLQSISSPIPPTQPYFAPPPVVSAPPQPTVSVAPPANVTGNNQKGILFGSLIAGGLIGASVIVGLAFTRTPQPVAENNNTSPVNSITETPVSNATPEVTQSPVTTQTIVPSPQQQVDPSPVPSITSAPIDVNINNNNYLWLSQQAVTDADLDGKDGYTLDIMRNTVFARHGRRFDNPGLQDYFNNQPWYNPIYSPKEFPLKLLTRLEQRNVDYIAAYQKRYNLRHFK encoded by the coding sequence ATGACCATACAGCTGTTAAACGATCGCTATCAAGTTATCCGCACATTGGGTGCTGGGGGGTTTGGTGAAACCTATCTAGCTGAAGATACCTATATGCCTTCTAAGCGGCGGTGTGTGGTCAAACAATTACGACCGATTCAAAACAATCCTCAGATTTACCAGCTAGTACAGGAAAGGTTCCAAAGGGAAGCAGCAATTTTAGAGGAATTAGGTGGTGCAACCGAACAAATTCCGGCATTATATGCTTATTTTTCCGCCGATGGGCAATTTTATTTAGTGCAGGAATGGGTTGAAGGGGATACACTAACAGCCAGACTGCAACAACAAGGGTTATTTACTGAAAGTGCGATTCAAGAACTTCTGGTAAATCTGTTACCTGTTTTGGAATACGTCCATTCTAAACACATTGTCCATCGTGATATCAAACCAGATAACATTATTCTGCGTCATCGTGACGGTAAACCTGTACTGATTGATTTTGGTGCTGTACGGGAATCAATGGGAACAGTCGTCAACTCCCAAGGTAATCCTACCAGTTCCATTGTCATTGGTACACCCGGATATATGCCCAGTGAACAAGCAGCTGGAAGACCTGTTTATTCTAGCGATTTGTATAGTTTAGGTCTCACAGCCATTTATTTATTAACTGGGAGACAGCCACAAACATTAGATATAGACTCCCAGACTGGGGAAATTATGTGGCGACAGTACGCCAGTCAGATTAATCCGGTTTTAGCTAGTGTACTGGATAAAGCGATCGCCTACCATCCACGCGATCGCTATGCCACCGCTAGAGCCATGTTAGATAATTTACAAAGTATCAGTAGTCCCATTCCCCCTACACAACCGTATTTTGCACCACCACCAGTAGTATCTGCACCACCACAGCCGACCGTTTCCGTAGCACCCCCAGCAAATGTTACAGGTAATAATCAAAAAGGTATTCTCTTTGGTAGTTTGATTGCAGGCGGATTAATCGGTGCATCGGTAATTGTCGGACTAGCATTTACCAGGACACCCCAACCTGTAGCCGAAAATAACAACACATCTCCAGTCAATTCAATAACAGAAACACCAGTAAGTAACGCAACTCCTGAAGTTACCCAATCGCCAGTTACTACACAAACTATTGTCCCATCCCCTCAACAACAGGTTGACCCTTCACCCGTCCCCTCCATCACATCTGCGCCAATAGATGTAAACATCAATAACAATAACTATTTGTGGCTTTCCCAACAGGCTGTGACCGATGCAGATTTAGATGGTAAAGATGGTTACACTCTAGATATTATGCGTAATACCGTGTTTGCTCGTCATGGTCGCCGTTTTGATAATCCAGGTTTACAAGATTACTTTAATAATCAACCTTGGTATAACCCCATATATTCCCCTAAAGAATTTCCTCTAAAATTGCTAACAAGACTAGAGCAACGAAATGTAGATTATATTGCCGCATACCAAAAACGTTATAATTTGAGACATTTTAAGTAA